One Spinacia oleracea cultivar Varoflay chromosome 4, BTI_SOV_V1, whole genome shotgun sequence DNA segment encodes these proteins:
- the LOC110799194 gene encoding heat shock protein 90-5, chloroplastic: MAPVLSRTMACASLASLPSSSSFALKNTHNKVLNLSSSFCPRNKLPRTCPKFSISKKFQRKSDKLSVRCDAAVSEQEAPQDASGEKFEYQAEVSRLMDLIVHSLYSHKEVFLRELVSNASDALDKLRFSSVTDPSLLGEAGNLEIRIKPDPENGTITIRDTGIGMTKEELVDCLGTIAQSGTSKFLKALKENQDGADNSLIGQFGVGFYSAFLVADRVVVSTKSPRSDKQYVWEAVADSSSYVIREETDPEKILKRGTEITLYLRPDDKYEFSDPARIQSLVKNYSQFVSFPIYTWQEKSRTVEVEEEEEPKEGEEKPEGEKKKKSVTEKYWDWELTNETKPIWMRSAKDVPKDEYYEFYKKTFSEFMDPLTYNHFTTEGEVEFRSVLYIPGMAPMNNEDVISPKTKNIRLYVKRVFISDDFDGELFPRYLSFVKGVVDSDDLPLNVSREILQESRIVRIMRKRLVRKTFDMVQELSESENKEDYKKFWENFGKFLKLGCIEDTGNHKRITPLLRFYSSKSEEDLISLDDYVENMGEKQNAIYYLATDSLKSAKSAPFLEKLLQKDIEVLFLVEPIDEVAIQNLQTYKEKKFVDISKEDLELGDEDEVKERETKQEFNLLCDWMKQQLGDKVSKVQVSNRLSSSPCVLVSGKFGWSANMERLMKAQTLGDTSSLEFMRGRRILEINPDHPIVKDLYAASKNEPDSTEAKRAVDLLYETALVSSGFTPDSPTDLGNKIYEMMTMALGGRWGRLDEGAEESSEDNSSESSETAEASNDQVVEPSEVITENDPWQS, translated from the exons ATGGCGCCTGTTCTTAGCAGAACTATGGCATGCGCGTCTTTGGCTTCACTTCCCTCATCTTCTTCATTCGCCCTCAAAAATACCCACAACAAAGTATTGAATTTAAGCAGTAGTTTCTGCCCACGTAATAAATTGCCTAGAACTTGTCCCAAATTTAGCATTTCTAAGAAATTTCAGAGAAAATCCGATAAATTATCTGTTCGTTGTGATGCTGCTGTTTCTGAACAAGAGGCTCCTCAGGATGCCTCTGGTGAGAAGTTTGAGTATCAAGCCGAG GTGAGTAGGTTGATGGATTTAATCGTACACAGCCTGTACAGCCACAAGGAAGTGTTCCTCCGAGAACTTGTTAG tAATGCGAGTGATGCATTGGACAAGCTCAGATTTTCAAGTGTTACCGACCCCTCCCTACTCGGGGAAGCTGGAAATCTTGAAATACGCATCAAACCTGATCCGGAAAATGGGACCATCACAATTAG GGATACTGGTATTGGAATGACAAAAGAGGAGCTTGTTGATTGTTTGGGAACTATTGCACAGAGTGGCACCTCAAAGTTCCTAAAAGCATTGAAG GAAAACCAAGATGGTGCTGACAATAGTTTAATTGGACAATTTGGTGTTGGATTTTACTCAGCGTTTCTGGTTGCAGATAGG GTTGTCGTGTCTACGAAAAGCCCAAGGTCTGACAAGCAGTATGTCTGGGAAGCAGTAGCTGATAGTAGCTCATATGTGATCAGGGAAGAAACTGACCCCGAGAAGATCCTGAAGCGTGGAACGGAAATCACGTTGTACCTAAGG CCTGATGACAAGTATGAATTCTCAGACCCCGCTAGAATTCAGAGTTTGGTGAAAAACTATTCACAATTTGTTTCTTTTCCCATCTACACATGGCAAGAAAAATCAAGAACTGTTGAG gtggaggaggaagaagaaccAAAAGAGGGAGAAGAGAAACCAGAG ggtgaaaagaagaagaagagtgtCACTGAGAAATACTGGGACTGGGAGTTGACCAACGAGACCAAGCCTATATGG ATGCGAAGCGCTAAAGATGTCCCAAAGGATGAGTATTATGAATTCTACAAGAAGACGTTCAGTGAATTCATGGACCCACTTACATATAATCACTTCACGACAGAG GGAGAAGTCGAGTTTCGGAGTGTGCTCTATATCCCTGGGATGGCACCAATGAATAATGAAGATGTTATAAGTCCGAAGACAAAGAACATACGGTTGTATGTCAAACGAGTATTTATTTCAGACGATTTTGATGGTGAACTG TTCCCTCGATATTTGAGCTTTGTGAAGGGTGTGGTTGATTCTGATGATCTTCCTCTCAATGTTTCCCGAGAAATTCTTCAAGAGAGCAGAATT GTAAGAATCATGAGAAAAAGACTAGTAAGAAAGACATTTGACATGGTGCAAGAATTATCAGAGAGCGAAAATAAAGAG GACTACAAAAAATTCTGGGAGAACTTTGGCAAGTTTCTAAAACTCGGTTGTATCGAGGACACTGGAAACCACAAACGCATCACACCTCTTTTGCGGTTCTACTCATCGAAGAGTGAGGAAGACTTGATTAGCTTAGACGATTATGTTGAAAATATGGGTGAGAAACAAAATGCTATCTACTATTTGGCAACAGACAGCCTCAAAAGTGCAAAGAGTGCACCGTTCTTAGAGAAGTTATTACAAAAGGATATTGAG GTTCTGTTCTTAGTTGAGCCTATAGACGAGGTTGCCATCCAGAACCTGCAGACATACAAAGAGAAGAAGTTTGTTGATATCAGCAAGGAAGACCTGGAACTTG GTGACGAGGATGAAGTAAAGGAAAGGGAGACCAAACAAGAATTCAATCTTCTGTGTGACTGGATGAAGCAACAACTTGGTGACAAGGTTTCAAAGGTTCAAGTCTCTAATCGTCTTTCCTCATCTCCTTGCGTGCTCGTTTCTGGGAAATTTGGATGGTCTGCAAACATGGAAAG GTTGATGAAGGCACAGACTCTTGGAGACACTTCAAGCTTGGAGTTCATGAGGGGTCGGAGAATATTAGAGATCAATCCTGATCACCCTATTGTTAAAGACCTCTAT GCTGCCAGCAAGAATGAACCGGATAGCACCGAAGCCAAAAGAGCTGTTGACCTCTTGTATGAAACAGCTCTCGTATCGAGTGGATTCACA CCCGACAGCCCAACGGACTTAGGAAACAAGATCTACGAGATGATG
- the LOC110799198 gene encoding uncharacterized protein, producing the protein MEEGVKGKRNDRWDAAIANLTETSGNLESLQKILLKKAVFVDEDTYNKASLASHQSRTIKVLEQRVETLERELDSAITAAAHARSEKRQAEAAQKAAELRTQEITKELENTSRVFELHMQELRAKQEEINKRDSDIKLLEAIIQTLGGKSPIQRPTRSSS; encoded by the exons ATGGAGGAGGGGGTGAAAGGGAAAAGAAACGACAGATGGGATGCAGCCATCGCCAATCTCACGGAAACTTCTGGAAATCTGGAATCCCTTCAAAAGATTCTTCTCAAAAAAGCGGTGTTTGTTGATGAAGATACCTACAACAAAGCGTCTCTTGCTTCCCACCAGTCTCGCACCATCAAG GTTCTTGAGCAAAGAGTGGAGACTTTAGAACGGGAGCTTGATTCTGCTATCACAGCTGCTGCTCATGCTCGATCAGAAAAGAGACAAGCCGAGGCTGCTCAAAAGGCAGCTGAATTACGCACACAAGAAATCACAAAGGAACTTGAGAACACATCAA GAGTATTTGAACTGCATATGCAAGAACTGCGTGCGAAACAGGAGGAGATCAACAAGAGGGACAGTGATATCAAACTTTTGGAAGCCATAATTCAAACACTTGGTGGCAAGAGTCCAATTCAACGACCTACTCGAAGCTCTTCCTAG